GCCGGGGTCGAGCACCTGGTCCTCTGCGACGGTGACGACCGGTCCACGGGTGTGGTCACCCGGGCCCGGCTCACCGCGCTCCGCGACAGCTCCGCCTACACCGACCGGATCCGCCTGCGCGACGTCGCCGCCTCCTCCTGCTGACCCGCCGCGGCCGGACCCGGCCGCGGCGGGGGCTCCTTACGGACCGGTGACGTACGGGCGCGCTCACCCGCCGGGAGCCGGGCGCGGGCCTAGCGTGGCCGCATGCGTGTACTGGTCACCGGCGGTGCCGGGTTCATCGGGTCCCATGTCGTCGAGGCGCTGCGGGCGCGCGGGCACGAGCCGGTGGTGTACGACGTCCGCGCCGACGCCCGCGCCGACGTGCGCGACCCCGGGGCCGTCGCCCGCGCCCTGTCCGGCGTGGACGCCGTCTGCCACCAGGCGGCCATGGTGGGACTCGGTGACGGGGTCGCGGACGCGCCCGAGTACGTCTCCCGCAACGACCTGGGCACCGCCGTCCTGCTCGCCGCGATGGCCGCGGCGGGCGTCGGGCGGCTGGTGCTGGCCGGGTCGATGGTGGTGTACGGGGAGGGGCGCTACGACTGCCCGGCGCACGGCACCGTCCGCCCCGGCCCGCGTGCCGAGGCGGACCTGCGGGCGGGCCGGTTCGAGCCGCCGTGCCCGGTGTGCGGCGCCCCCCGTCCCCCGGCACGGTCGGCGAGGACGCCCCGGCCGACCCGCGCAACGTCTACGCGGCCACCAAGCTGGCCCAGGAACACCTCTCGGCCGCCTGGGCGCGGTCCACGGGCGGCACGGCCCTCTCGCTGCGCTACCACAACGTGTACGGCCCCCGGATGCCCCGCGACACCCCCTACGCCGGCGTCGCCTCCCTCTTCCGCTCGGCCCTGGCCCGCGGCGAGGCACCGCGCGTGTTCGAGGACGGCGGCCAGCGGCGGGACTTCGTGCACGTCCGGGACGTGGCCGCCGCCAACGTGACCGCGCTGGAGGCCGGTTCCCGGCCCGGCACGCTCACGGCCTACAACACCGGCAGCGGCGAGCCCCGCACGGTCGGCGACCTGGCCCGGGCCCTCGCCGCCGCCCTCGGCGGCCCCGAGCCGGTCGTCACCGGCGGGTACCGCCTCGGCGACGTGCGCCACATCACCGCGGACTCCTCCCGGCTGCGCGCGGACCTGGGCTGGAGGCCGCAGGTGCCGTTCGCCGAGGGGATGCGGGAGTTCGCCGGGGAGGAATGAGCGCGGGCGGTGCCGGGGCGGGGCCCGGGGTCCTTCGCCCGGATCGGGCCGGACCCCGCTCCCTGATCCGGCCTGACCCAAACGGCAGACCCTAGGCCCGCGCCGCCGGCAGGGTCACCTCGAAGCGGCAGCCGCCGGGGATGTTGCGCACGCTCGCGCGGCCCCGGTGGGCCTCCACGATGCCCCGGACGATCGCCAGGCCCAGCCCCGCCCCGGCCGGCGGCGTCCGCGCGTCCGTGCCGCGCCAGCCGGTGTCGAAGACGCGGGCCAGGTCCTCCTCGGGGATGCCGCCGCAGCCGTCCGTGACGGACAGCACCACGCCGTCCGGGGCGCGCTCGGCGCTGACGGCGACCGTGCCGTCGGCGGGGGTGCGGCGGATGGCGTTGACCAGCAGGTTGGCCAGGACCCGGCTCATCTCCCGGCCGTCGACCTCGACCGGCACCGGCGCCACCCGGTCGCCGACCAGCCGCACCCCGTGCTCGCGGGCCAGCGGGCCGACCCCGGCCAGGGCGTCGCCGACCAGGTCGTACACCGAGATCCGGGCCGGGCTCAGGGGCAGCGTGCCGGCGTGGATGCGGGAGAGCTCGAAGAGGTCGCCGACCATGTCGTTGAGGCGTTCCACCTCGGTGCGCATCTGCCGCAGGTAGCGGTCGGGGTCGGCGGCCACCTTGTCCTCCAGCGCCTCCGACATGGCGCGCAGCCCGGCCAGCGGGGTGCGCAGGTCGTGCGAGATCCAGGCGACCAGTTCGCGCCGGGAGGCCTCCAGGGCGCGTTCCCGCTCCCGGGAGGCGGCGAGCCGGGCGCTGGTGGCGGCCAGTTCGCGGCCGAGCGCGTCGAGTTCGGCGGTGGCCGGGACGGCGGGCGCGGCGAAGGCGTCGCCGTCCCCGAAGCGCCGGGCGGCATCGGTCAGTTCACGGCTGCGGGCGACGACCCGGCGGCCCAGCAGCAGTGCGGTGACCAGGGAGACCACGGCCGCCATGGCGACGACGGTGGTGACGACCCGCAGGTCGTGCGGGGACAGGAACATCGCCCGGGCGACCGCCATGGTCCCGGTGAGCATGGCGACCACGCCGACGGCGGCGACCACGGTGAGCGAGGCGGTGAGCGAGCGGCGGCGGACCAGCCGCAGCACGGCCGCGCCGGCGAGGCCCGTCGCGGCGGCGCCGAGGAAGGCGTAGAGGGCGATGAGCAGGGTGTCGCGCACGTCAGACCGCCTCCGCCCCGGTGCCGTCGAAGCGGTAGCCGACGCCCCACACGGTCTGGATGAGGCGCGGCCGGGCCGGGTCGTCCTCGACCTTGCCGCGCAGCCGGCGGACGTGCACGGTGACGGTCGACAGGTCGCCGAAGTGCCAGCCCCACACCTCCCGCATCAGCTCCTCCCGGCCGAACGCCCGCCCCGGGTGCCGCAGGAAGAAGGCCAGCAGGTCGAACTCGCGCAGGGTGAGGGCGAGCTCGGTGCCGTTCTTGGTGGCGCGGCGGGCGGCCGGGTCGACCGCGAGGCCGGCCGCGCCGAGCGGCCCGGACGCGCCGGACGGGACGGCGGGCCGGACGCGGCGCAGCACCGACTCCACCCGCAGCACCAGCTCGCGCGGGCTGAACGGCTTGGTGACGTAGTCGTCGGCGCCGACCTCCAGGCCCAGGACGCGGTCGTCCTCGTCGCCGCGCGCGGTGAGCATGATGACCGGCACGGGGCCGTGGGCGCGCAGCCGCCGGCACACCTCCAGGCCGTCCATGGCGGGCAGCATCAGGTCCAGCACCACCAGGTCCGGGCGGTGCGCGGCGGCGCGGTCGAGGGCGGCCGGGCCGTCGGCGGCGCGGTCCACGGCGTATCCGGCGCGGTCCAGGTAGCCCGTGACGACCTCGGCGACGGTGGGGTCGTCGTCCACGACCAGGATCCGGCCGGCGGTGTCCGGCTGCCGCCCGGCGGCGGGTCCGGGGCGGGGTGCGGGGTGCGGTTGCTGCATGTCCTCCACCCTGGCACCGTGGCACCGTCGGGGAGCGGCCCGGTCCCCGACGTCCGCGTTTCGTAAGGAGCCGGTGTCCGGTACGCCCCGGTTCGCCTTCGTAGGGTGAACGCCGTGACCACCTCACCGCCCCCCGGCGGCGTGCCCGACGTGGACGTCGTCCTGCCCTGCCTGAACGAGGCCGGGGCCCTGCCCTGGGTCCTCGCCCGGATCCCGGCCGGCTGGCGCGCCCTCGTCGTGGACAACGGCTCCACCGACGGCTCCGCCGACCTCGCCCGCGCCCTGGGGGCCACCGTCGTGCACGAGGAGCGGCGGGGGTTCGGCGCCGCCTGCCACGCGGGGCTGACCGCCGCCACGGCCGACGTGGTCTGCTTCTGCGACTGCGACGCCTCCCTCGACCCGGGCCGGCTGGTCCCCTTCGTCCGCGAGGTCCGCGCCGGCGGGGCCGACCTGGTCCTCGGCCGGCGCCGCCCGCGGGACCGGGGCGCCTGGCCCGCGCACGCCCGCGCCGGGAACCTGGCCCTCTCCCTCCTGCTGCGCCGCCGCACCGGCCTGCGCCTGCACGACCTCGGCCCCCTGCGCGCCGCCCGCCGCGAGCCGCTGCTCGCCCTCGGTCTCACCGACCGGCGCAGTGGGTACCCGTTGCAGATGGTGGTCCGCGCGGCCGACGCGGGCTGGCGGATCACGGAGCACGAGGTGCCCTACCTGCCCCGCACCGGCGCGTCCAAGGTCACCGGCACCTGGCGCGGCACCTGGCAGGCGGTGCGCGACATGTCCCGCGTCCTGAACGAAGCACCGCACCCCGTCCGCCGGGCCGCGGCGGGGCGGCCCCGGTGACCGGCCGGCCCACCGCCCCGCGCGGGCCGCGTCCGGACGGACCGCCCCCCGCGGCGGGAGCCGGGACACCGGCGCGGGAGGCCCCCGGCCGGACCGCCCCGCGCGCCGGGGAACCGCGCCCCGCGGTCCGGCCCCGTCCCGCCCGCCCCCTGCCGGGCCCCGCCCCCACCCCACTCAGGAGACGCCGATGACCACCCTTCTCGTCATCGCCAAGGAACCCCTGCCCGGACGGGTCAAGACACGGCTCGGTCCGGTCTTCTGCGCGCAGGAGGCGGCCTCGCTCGCCGAGGCCGCGCTCGCGGACACCCTGCGGGCGGTGGCCGCCGCGCCGGCCGGGCGGCGGGTGCTCGTGCTGGACGGGCGGCCCGGCCCCTGGCTGCCGGCCGGGTTCGAGGTCGTGCCGCAGTGCGCGGGCGGCCTCGACGCCCGGCTCGCCGACGCCTTCGCCCGCTGCTCCGGCCCGGCCCTGCTGATCGGCATGGACACCCCGCAGGTCACGCCCAGTCTGCTCACCGTCGACTTCGCCGGCTGCGACGCGTACTTCGGCCCGGCCGAGGACGGCGGCTTCTGGGCGCTGGGCCTGGCCCGCCCCGAGCCGGCGCTGCTGCGCGGGGTGCCCATGTCGTCGCCGTGGACCGGGGCCGTGCAGCGGGCGCGGCTGGTCGCGGCCGGGCTGCGGGTGCGCGACCTGCCCCGGCTGCGGGACGTCGACACCGCCGACGACGCCCGCGCGGTCGCCGCCCTCGCCCCGCACGGCGCCTTCGCCGCGCGGCTGGCCGCCTGTACGGCCGCCCGGTGAGCGCCCCGGCCGCGCCCGCCTGGGCCGCCTGTGATCCGTACGCCGCCGCCCTGCGCACCGGCCGCGGTCCGCTGTTCCTGCGCCGCGCCGACGGCTGGCTGCTGCCGCTGGAGGTGGAGCGCTGGTGCGCCCGTGCGGACGCCGTGGACCGGGCGGTGCTGGACCGCTGCGAGGGCGCCGTCCTGGACGTCGGCTGCGGGCCGGGCCGGCTGGTGGCGGAACTCGCCGCCCGGGGCCGTACCGTCCTCGGCGTCGACGTCAGCGGGGCCGCCGTCGCCCGCACCGTCACCCTGGGCGGACAGGCGCTGCGCCGCTCGGTCTTCGACCCGCTGCCCGGCGAGGGCCGCTGGGACACCGTCCTGCTCATGGACGGCAACGTCGGCATCGGCGGCGACCCGCGCGCCCTGCTGCACCGGGCGCGGCAGCTCCTGCGCGCCGGGGGCCTGCTGATCGCCGAGACCGCGCCCGCGGACGTCGACGAACGGGCCCGCGTCCAGGTCGTCGCCCCCGGCCGGGAGCCGGCCGGCGAGCCGTTCCCGTGGGCGCGGATCGGCGCCCCCGCCCTGCTCCGGCTCGCGCGGCGGTCCGGATGGCGCGGCGGCGTTCAGTGGGCGGCCGGGAGCCGCCGCTTCGTCGCCCTGCGCACCCGTACCGCCAGCAGCAGCGCCGAGCCGCCGAAGAGCACCGCGGTGATCAGCAGCCAGCGGCCGAGGAAGACGTCCGCCGACTGACCGGTGGCCGCGCGGTAACGCCGGTCCACCAGCCCGCTGATCAGCGGGAACCACACCAGCAGCAACAGCCCGGACAGCACGGCCGGCACCCGTGCGTACGGCACCCAGGCGCGCCGCCCGGCCGCCCCGAGCCCGTGCACGACCGCCCGGTCCAGTGCCGAGTACAGCGGCAGCAGCACCAGGTCGTGCAGGAGCGCGGCCCCCACGATCCACAGCGCGACCCCGGCCCAGTCACCGGCGAACAGCCGGACGCCCGCGTACCCGGCGAGCGCGAACGTGCAGGCGAACAGCAGTAGCTGCAGGGGGCTGCCGACCGGCACGCGGCGGGGCATCACAGGTCTCCGAAGGTCAGCCGGGCCACCCACTTGGTGTTCAGCACACCGGGCGCGGCGGGGACGATGATCCGCGCCGGGTGGCCGTGGTCGGGGGACAGGTCCTCGCCGTTGACGCGCAGGGCGAGCAGGGAGCGCGGATCGGCCACCTGGTTGGCGCGCAGGGCCGCGCGGCGGAAGGCGCCGTGCCGCTGCAGGGACTCCACGAACACGTCCGGCGGATCGCCCCGGTACCCGGCGAGCGCCGCGAGGTCGCGCAGCCGCACCCCCTGCCACCACTGGTCGTCGGTCGACCAGCCCTCGACGCAGGCGATGGGCAGCGAGGAGCTGTGCAGGGGCAGCCGCAGCAGGTCGGCGCGGCCGAGCCGGACGGTGCCGGCGGGGCCGGTGAGGACGAGCCGCCACGCGTCGCCGTGCGTGTCGGCCGGGGTGATCCCGGCGTAGGCGGCCGTCTTGTTGATCTGGAAGCCGTTCGGTCCGCCGGACGGGCCGGCACCGCCGTGCGGCGCGAGCAGGGCGGTGCGGCGCAGCGGCCCGCCCAGGCTCTGCCCGGCGGTCGTCGCGCCCAGCAGCAGGGAGCCGCCCCCGACCAGCCACAGCGCCCCGCGCCGGGACACGGTCGGCGCGCCGGGCCGCGGGGGGACGAGGTCGCCCCCGTCCCGGCCGTCCGGGCCGCCGGCGTCCCGGCGCCGCCGCACGGCCCGCAGGGCCGCCGGCGTCTTCAGCACGGCGTGCGCCGCGAACGCGGCGGCGAACACCCAGGCGCCGTAGAAGTGCAGCGGGTAGAAGGAACCCGGGAAGACGTACTCCAGCTGGACGTTGAGCACCCCGGTGGTGAACTCGAACAGCCCGCCGCCGACCAGCAGCAGCAGGGAGAGCCGCTCCAGCGCGTGCGCCAGGGAGCGGGCCGGCGGCAGGGCGAACAGCTTCGGCACCACCGACCACAGCTTGGCCAGTAGGACCGGGACCAGGGCGACGCCCAGGGTCACGTGCGCGCCCTGGGTGAGCCGGTACAGCCACACCGGCCCGGTCGGCCAGGCGAAGAGGTAGAAGCCGAGGATCCCCTTGTCCGGGGTCTTGTCGTTCACCGGGGACAGGTCCGGGTTGTAGGCCGCGTAGGACACCAGGCCGGTCACGAACAGCACGGTGACGCCGCCGAGCAGGACGAGGCCGAGGACCGAGGTGAACCGGACGCCGCGCAGCGGGCTGCGCCAGGAGCCGGGAGAGCCGGGAAGCCGGCAGTGGTCGCGCATGTCCCGACGGTAGGCCGCCGCACGGCCCGGAAGGCGTCCGTGACCCATGACGAAACGCTGACGTCGGCCCCGTGCGCGGCCCGGACGCGCCCGCCCGGCCTAGCGTGCCGCTGTGACCCCCTCCCGCCCCGCCCCGACCCGCCCCCGGCCCGGTTCCCGCCCCGGCGTTCCCCGCCCGGTGCGCCGCGACCTGTACGCCGCCGGCGCCGCCGCCCTGCTCGTGACGGCGGCCGTGCTCATCGGCCGCCGTGTGCAGGACACCCGGCACACCCTGTTCGTGCACTGGCCGCCGCTGCTGGCCGAGTGGGACCCGCACGTGGGCCCGGGCACCCCCGCCGCCGTCCTGCTCGCCGCGGCCGGGGCGGCCCAGGGCCCGGCGCTGGCCGCCCGGCTGCCGTGGCGGGCCCTGCTCGCCGCGGCGTGGGCCGCGTCCACCGGCTGGATCCTCTCCCTCGCCCTGGTCGACGGCTGGCACCGGGGCGTCGCCGCCCGACTGACCACCCGCAACGAGTACCTGCGGGCCGTGGGCCGCTTCCACGACGTCCCGGCCGCCCTGCGCGACTTCGGCCACCACATCGTCAGCGGCACCCCCGACCCCTGGCCGGCCCACGTCGCCGGCCACCCCCCGGCCGCCACGCTCACCTTCGTGCTCCTGGACCGCGCCGGACTGCGCGGCGGCGGCTGGGCCGGAACGTGGTGCGTCGTGCTCGGGGCGTCCGCCTGCGTGGCCGTGCTGATCGCGCTGCGCGCGCTGACGGACGAGACCCTGGCCCGCCGGGCGGCCCCCTTCCTGGTGCTGAGCCCGGCCGCGGTCTGGCTCGGCACCTCCGCGGACGCCTACTTCGCGGCGTGCGCCGCCTGGTCCCTGGCCC
This is a stretch of genomic DNA from Streptomyces sp. TG1A-8. It encodes these proteins:
- a CDS encoding CBS domain-containing protein — its product is MGAFAPVVPVGPADASGPRVWDDMTVEVALSVMAGAGVEHLVLCDGDDRSTGVVTRARLTALRDSSAYTDRIRLRDVAASSC
- a CDS encoding sensor histidine kinase KdpD, encoding MRDTLLIALYAFLGAAATGLAGAAVLRLVRRRSLTASLTVVAAVGVVAMLTGTMAVARAMFLSPHDLRVVTTVVAMAAVVSLVTALLLGRRVVARSRELTDAARRFGDGDAFAAPAVPATAELDALGRELAATSARLAASRERERALEASRRELVAWISHDLRTPLAGLRAMSEALEDKVAADPDRYLRQMRTEVERLNDMVGDLFELSRIHAGTLPLSPARISVYDLVGDALAGVGPLAREHGVRLVGDRVAPVPVEVDGREMSRVLANLLVNAIRRTPADGTVAVSAERAPDGVVLSVTDGCGGIPEEDLARVFDTGWRGTDARTPPAGAGLGLAIVRGIVEAHRGRASVRNIPGGCRFEVTLPAARA
- a CDS encoding response regulator transcription factor; this translates as MQQPHPAPRPGPAAGRQPDTAGRILVVDDDPTVAEVVTGYLDRAGYAVDRAADGPAALDRAAAHRPDLVVLDLMLPAMDGLEVCRRLRAHGPVPVIMLTARGDEDDRVLGLEVGADDYVTKPFSPRELVLRVESVLRRVRPAVPSGASGPLGAAGLAVDPAARRATKNGTELALTLREFDLLAFFLRHPGRAFGREELMREVWGWHFGDLSTVTVHVRRLRGKVEDDPARPRLIQTVWGVGYRFDGTGAEAV
- a CDS encoding glycosyltransferase family 2 protein; its protein translation is MNAVTTSPPPGGVPDVDVVLPCLNEAGALPWVLARIPAGWRALVVDNGSTDGSADLARALGATVVHEERRGFGAACHAGLTAATADVVCFCDCDASLDPGRLVPFVREVRAGGADLVLGRRRPRDRGAWPAHARAGNLALSLLLRRRTGLRLHDLGPLRAARREPLLALGLTDRRSGYPLQMVVRAADAGWRITEHEVPYLPRTGASKVTGTWRGTWQAVRDMSRVLNEAPHPVRRAAAGRPR
- a CDS encoding DUF2064 domain-containing protein yields the protein MTTLLVIAKEPLPGRVKTRLGPVFCAQEAASLAEAALADTLRAVAAAPAGRRVLVLDGRPGPWLPAGFEVVPQCAGGLDARLADAFARCSGPALLIGMDTPQVTPSLLTVDFAGCDAYFGPAEDGGFWALGLARPEPALLRGVPMSSPWTGAVQRARLVAAGLRVRDLPRLRDVDTADDARAVAALAPHGAFAARLAACTAAR
- a CDS encoding bifunctional 2-polyprenyl-6-hydroxyphenol methylase/3-demethylubiquinol 3-O-methyltransferase UbiG; translation: MSAPAAPAWAACDPYAAALRTGRGPLFLRRADGWLLPLEVERWCARADAVDRAVLDRCEGAVLDVGCGPGRLVAELAARGRTVLGVDVSGAAVARTVTLGGQALRRSVFDPLPGEGRWDTVLLMDGNVGIGGDPRALLHRARQLLRAGGLLIAETAPADVDERARVQVVAPGREPAGEPFPWARIGAPALLRLARRSGWRGGVQWAAGSRRFVALRTRTASSSAEPPKSTAVISSQRPRKTSAD
- a CDS encoding molybdopterin-dependent oxidoreductase; translated protein: MRDHCRLPGSPGSWRSPLRGVRFTSVLGLVLLGGVTVLFVTGLVSYAAYNPDLSPVNDKTPDKGILGFYLFAWPTGPVWLYRLTQGAHVTLGVALVPVLLAKLWSVVPKLFALPPARSLAHALERLSLLLLVGGGLFEFTTGVLNVQLEYVFPGSFYPLHFYGAWVFAAAFAAHAVLKTPAALRAVRRRRDAGGPDGRDGGDLVPPRPGAPTVSRRGALWLVGGGSLLLGATTAGQSLGGPLRRTALLAPHGGAGPSGGPNGFQINKTAAYAGITPADTHGDAWRLVLTGPAGTVRLGRADLLRLPLHSSSLPIACVEGWSTDDQWWQGVRLRDLAALAGYRGDPPDVFVESLQRHGAFRRAALRANQVADPRSLLALRVNGEDLSPDHGHPARIIVPAAPGVLNTKWVARLTFGDL